Genomic window (Gadus morhua chromosome 3, gadMor3.0, whole genome shotgun sequence):
AATGAGCTCCCCATGTCCCCTCACTACACTTTGGAAGGCTTGTTAGTCATCGTCCCCGGGAACCAGGCTGCAAGCAGGGGCAGGGCGAGGCTCTTCACACAGATTTGAACCACAGACTTTCACAGACGGTTCCTCTTGGCCGTAAACATGTTCCATCAGGCTAGCTGCTCGGCCTAGGTGCGACGCGTTCAAGGTCTCGCGCCGAAGTGCTCCTGTTGAACAAACACTAGACACGGAGGAGCCAACGCCACACAAGATGGAGGTAGAAGTGGCCACGCTTCGAGAAGGGCTGTACTCAAGGTCTACCTGCAGACCATCTGTTGGGAATGAGCTCATCGAATGATCTCTTTTCATGTAGGATGAATCCTGTCTACTTACTAAAGGCTGCCTCTGTCTAGTCAGCTGGAAAATAGGCACCTGGAAATCTGGACTGGGGTCGTACGATGCATCCCTCAACATGCTGGGATTGAGCAAGGACTCCCTAAGCACTGCAGGCAGGGCACCGTTCAACCCCTGGGTCCTAAAAGGAGGAGCCATGGAATAGTTTAAGATTTCAAAGAAGCCCAGGGTTGGGGTCCCAGGGACTCGATTGTAGCCCGGGTTGCTGTGGCCCATGAAGAGCCAGGGAGCCGTGGTGGAAGGCAGGGAGACCTCGGGGAGGGCCTTACGCATGGCGTCCTCCATGCTGGAGACGATGTCCGCAGAGACCTTCTGAGAGTTccccagagaggaggacacGCAGTCAGCTCTAGAGCTTTGATGGGAGTATACCCAGGGGCTGCTGCCAGGGAAGAGAACCCATTAGAGAAAGTCATACAATCGTGCCACATCGTGATCATCAACAAACCCTGTATCTgctatatttatttaatgtatAGATTTATAGCTGAAGAGAGCCACCCAATAGAAGATATTACTGTGATATGTACCAACCATGTGATTGTGTCATCTTTGACCTCTTTAGGGGAGTCAACATAGACAGAGCACAGGGCAGGATTCTGAGGCATTAGTACCTGGGAAATTATCAGCAAATCATTCAAACAATTGTTGATCGTTGCCTTTTAATTCACTCGATGATACGTAATAATCAAGGcacaagtcaaatttaagatataaacaatatatttttttcttttttaagtttAAGTTGAAATTATGTCACAAAGATGTATTTATAATTTCTAGGCATAATATAATTACAAAGTGACCTATAAGTCGTCATATATAGTAACTTAGACCAGAAACGTCAGGTAACTCTGTAATACACATCGATATAAAGCCCTGTACCTTGTGCTCTACTGGTACCATATCTAGAAGGGTGGAGTTCTTGTATTTGCCAACGTTATACCACAACTTCGTTTTTAAcctataaataaagataaattaaaagtaaaaacatATTGAACATGACTTCATAGTTTAACACAGATTATTGATGACATCATGACACTACTGActgcaaggaggagggtgaCTCACCGTGTGATGAGATGTAGCAGGAAACTGGTGATGATCACAGCAGCAACACTCAGGCTGAGGATGATCACCACCAAAATAGTGTCAGAAGAAACGGCTGAGGAAGCACAAAATATATAACCTATATGAGAGATACATCCGTGCTCTTCCATGATCGCCAGCCACTAGCTCATTACATTTCTTCATTCACTATAGAGAATGGCTAAATTGACAGCACGCTGGCATGTTCGTTACCGCTAACAAGATgcacaaatatacatattttgggCTGCTATCCAATAATACTCAGCATACCCGCCTAGACCCGGAGACGGAcaggtggagatggagatgggtgTAGCTAAGAACAGCAGGAAAAGCAAAGGAGAGGGTCGCCCAATAGATGGGGACCGGAGTTGGCTTAGGGTTTAGAACTTACGGGTGTGGAATGGGAAGTCATCACTACTTTCACTGTCGAACGACAAGACACTCCTCACGTTGACCACGTAATACGTGCTCGGCTGCAGGAACTCCAAAATGCAATACAGTCTCCCAGACGAAACGTTGACTTCCTGGCGCAGAAAGACCaaggattcaacaaataaatggTGTCTAAACCTTTAAGAAAAATCCAAATGCATCCATAGTTCCACAACAACAGATAttggtagtattagtagtaccCGAAACATTGAGTTTACATTGAATCATTTCAATTTttgtaattatattttttaaGGGAGATTCTGATTCTGGTTTACAGCTCAGTAGGGAGACAGAAGAAATTAGAAAGTTATTGACACGTAGATGAACCGGAGTCTCTGGGGAATGTGCTCCTACCGTGCCTTCCTCTCCTGGTCTGCGGTAGGTCACCACGGCCGTCATTCCGAAGATGGGTTCTTTATAGTTTGTGTCCCACTCAACCCGATAATCCCCATTTTCTCTTCTCACTGAAGTGACTTTAGGGGCTTTGGGTTTTCCTGGGGTGGGGGTTAGGCAGTACACAGAgttcactaaggagcaggtaggtgttagacagtagagagaccggtcattaaggagcaggtaggggttggacagggAATCGAAACAGGTCAtgaaggaccaggtaggggttatacagtaccgagactggtcattaaggagcaggtaggggttagacagtgaatatagagacaggtcattaaggagcaggtaggggttatacagtacagagacaggtcattaaggagcaggtagggattatacagtacagagacaggtcattaaggagcaggtaggggttagacagtacagagacaggtcattaaggtcattaaggagcaggtaggggttagacagtacagagacaggtcattaaggagcaggtaggggttagacagtacagagacaggtcattaaggagcaggtaggggttggacagtacagagacaggtcattaaggagcaggtaggggttgtaTAGATACAGAGTCTAGTAGCCTATTCCCAATACTTTGGAAATATTTGGAATGTCAAGGATTTTGGGCAAGAAAACGGTTTGCATTAAACTCACTGTTTTTGAACACGCTAATGTTTTTGGACTCCACTAGATCCCCAGCTTTCCACAGCGTTGTGTTGTGAATGTCTGACGAAAGAAACATACTAATACCATGGTGAAGTTAGAAACATATTCTATAATTGATCTTCAACCGATATTGACGATCCGTAAAATAGCCATTACCCCTCCATGTTCATCGAACAACTGCATGTCCATGTCGGATCGGAGTCACGTGTTAAATTGCAATCACGCTCACTGAAAAGAGAATTAAAGCACAATATTTCGGATTTGAAAAACGTATTAATAGcgtatgagctttaaaaaaagaataaaaaaacctactagtaggcctactacgTTGGGAAGCATTTCATAAGGTGATGATCATGCCTCGCATCAAAGGTTCGGGACCTACGTGTAACTCTGGGACCCCTCCACCTTGGTGTTGAGGTAATATTCGCTACAGTTTGTCGCGTTGGACGGAGGAAGGAACTGACAGAACATCAGCAGATCGAAGTCGTTGGTGCAGCGAAGATTTAGCGCTGTGCCTTCCAAACAAAAGATACATAttgaactttgaaaaaagtcaaattaaatacaaaactccaccacctcaccaAATGTCTCGCTTCAATGTAAGTCTTTCTCTTACCATGTGTGACCAcagaaatgctgtttagaaGGAAGAGCCCCAGGTAGAGCCTGAATCCAAAGGACGAAATGTGTAACAACATTCTGCTGTTCATTGGGATCTTGGTTCACAGTGGAATCCGCTCCACAGTGCACTACTTGGAGTGTGTTGGGTTGaatgacacagaaacacaacatgtgCTTCGCTCTGAATGTGGTTATGCTTTCTTGAAGTGCCCCACCTATTTCTTTGGAAAGGGGAAATAGGCCTCCTTCTCACACTCTGTTGAAACCTCAGCAATGGACCAACACTAGCAATAGGCTATATGACAAGATATTCTGTGTGTCCCCATGAGGCAAGGCGTGAATTGAAACCAAATCCTGACATCGATTAAAGCGATTATTTCCTATCACAATTTCCTAATTCCTATCACAATAGGCCCATTACCAGTTCCCaattttttatttcctttatttcaACAGTTATCTtgacatttatacacacatacacatgccaaTCCAAACTACCACAATTAATAAAACTAAACGAAGGGAATAGGAGATGTTGATGTTCCAGTTCACCAAGGGTCGTAAGACCAACAAAAGCTGAACATAataaaacctaaccctaaacctaacgcTAACCCTGAACTCCCCAAAACAGCTAGGACTAATCGTAACACGATCTAAAGGAGAGcccttctaaccaatcagaggcgagaTTCCCAGACTTCTCCtatgaaaaaaatatagcaTGACGTTGATGGCTTTTCAGACACAAACCGGCGGCCATTGATGTGTCACACCTTTTGTTGCTCTGATTGACTATAGGTCTTTCCAAATGCGTCCAGATGCATGACTGTTGATAAAGCCCAGTCAAAAATGAACGATGAGTGGCTCCAGAATAAGTCCATTTACGAATTAGTCTAGGGATGTCCGGCCATTTcatttggtcattgtttagtaatgGAGCTTGAAAGTATTGGTCATAATGGGAAGACAGCGTTCTGTTTGAAACTTTATCATGCTAGACATGGCAAAAAAAAGACTTAATTAGCTTGGTCACGGTATATACATTGATTTATGGTGCGTTCTGGCGCTCATCCAAACCAATGGGCCATGGGACTTATCCTGCCTCCAACAAAGAGAGGTGCACTGGAATGCCTGTCGAAAGTGGATCCTCCTACCAGCAAATTCGGGGGAGTTCGACCTACCCCGACCTCACCAAGATTAAGTCTGAGAATAATGGCGGCGCCCGTGGAGCCACACGTTGTGAGAGGTAAATCTTCAACGAATAGGCTATAAACTTAACTTCTCTAGGTGTGGGTTGTTTTAGACACTGCAATTTTAACAGAActtgttttttatattatgGCGTCAAATTATGGCTTATTACTACGTTATTATCTGTTAGCATGAAGATATATATGGTAAAAGTATACCAATTTATCTTACATAGCGATATGCAGCGCTTTTACATATAGAGGTCCAGAATGATGAAGATGTTTTAGTTAGAAGATCGGTATATCTTCAACCAATTACCCAGTGCTGGATATTATGCAAATCAATGTGTTTGACTAATTGTTAATATTGTAATATGTCCTCTGAGGAGGCTGCGATTTTGGTAGTAGGCTAGCCTACTCATTTGTTGTGATTAAGCTCGGTGGGAGTTCAAAGGTTAGCGAGTAGCTGTTGCTCTTTTGATGCATAGCCTAGCCGTTAATTTAACGTTTACGTATGAGGAAAGATCCAAACCCCTCATGGGACCGCTATACCAGCAAGATGTGACCGGAATGCATACTTCCTCAATGAAGCCTGTACGGTCAGCATGCAAATTGTCCTTCCAGGTAGGTCATGGAGCAGTCTATATAATTGTCAGCCATAGAAACATAAGATAAAAGCAAAGACAGAAACTCACCACATCCTCAATTCATGACAGCGTCTGTCTCATGGTCTGCCACTgattttcccattcacctgcctgccaccctgatcgctcctaattaacccaaccaccttcacctgtgctcctcctatatcagtcctctccttccaaacattccctgccatattgtctcttgtgtttcacagtgctttccCGCGACTCGAATCCTGACCCACCTCCGATCCTGCCTGatctctgatccctgcctgtctgactatcctGCCTGTTCTTGGATCCCTGCCTTTCTGACTATCCTGACTGCCGCCCAGCccctgtcggcctgtctgctcctctgcccCCGACTCCTGATCCACTAGCCTGCATCTCCTGCTTCGCCTGCCTGACCTCCCGATCGCCGTCGagtccctgtcggtctgtctgttcaCCCGTTCCCTACTGCCCatctgccctcccgttgccgaccTCTGCCTGCTGACTACTCTCTGCCTGCCGATCCTGTATCTGAATAAACTCTTGGGGCACcgctgagaggcagagagggacctCCGCCTGCCGCTCCTTCCGCTCCTTTGCCGAAGAGCTCAGGAGAGTCTTCGGGACCGGCCCTCTGGGAGCCGAAGCCAGCCGAGAATGGTTAGCCCTGTTCCAGGGAAGCCGTTCAGTCTCGGACTATGCCATCGATTTCCGCACCAGGGCTCCCATGTGTGATTGGAACCCGGCCGCCCTCCGCGATGTCTTCCTACAAGGGCTGGCTGGGTACATCAAGGATGAGCTCCTTGCCTACGACCCGCCGTCATCACTGGAAGCCCTGATCGAGCTCACTACACGCCTCAACCTCCGAATCTAGGCTCGCAGGAGGGAGAGGCTTTCTGACGCTACGCCACGCAGTCCTTTTCGCCTTCCGTGGCCCCCGGCAACCCCCGCCGCCCTTCCGCTGACCCCAACCGCTCCCCTGAGAATGGGGAATCCGGAGCCAAAGCAGCTGGGCCGCACCCATCTTTCTccggaagagagggagagaagacggAGGCAGAACCTCTGTCTGTACTGCGGCCAGCCTGGACACTTCGCCGATCAATGCCCGGTAAAAGCCAGAGCTCACCAGTAACCAGAGGCATACTGGTGAGCTCCATCACAGACTCTGCCTCATCAACAAGACCAATTCTCTCTGGTGAGCTCCTGTTGCCCTCCGGTTCCCATCCCGTAACCGCCCATGTCGATTCTGGGGCCAACGAGATCATCATGGATCGGTCCCTCGCTCTTCGGCTGGGACTCCATCCAGAGAAACTGCCATCGCCAATCTCCTCCAGAGCCCTGGATAGACACGTGCTGGGGAGGGTAACTTCCCAGACAAACCCTGTGCACATGCTCCTGCCGGGAGGCCACAGGGAGACCATTCAATTCATGCTCCTGTCTACACCCAACCAGCCGGTCATCTTAGGTCACTCCTGGCTTTGCAGACACAACCCCAACATCGGCTGGTCTACTTGCACCATCCGAGAATGGGGGGTCATCTGTCAGCAGTCCTGTCTCAGGACCCCTTCACCGTCGCCTGTTACTCTCGATCCTGCTCCAGCCTCAGACATCTCCGGGGTTCCTGCCATTTACCATGACCTCAGAGAAGCCTTCAATAAGGCCAGGGCCACCTCCTTGCCCCCTCACCGTCCCTACGATTGTGCCATCGACCTACTTCCGGGCACTTCACCCCCCAAGGGACGCTTgtactccctctctgctctcgaGCGAGAGTCCATGGAGGACTATATCCAGAGTTCCCTAGCCGCAGGGATCATCCGACCCTCCTGGGCACCGGCTGGGGCCGGGTTCTTCTTCGTGGGCTAGAAGGACAAGTCCCTGAGACGATTATCGAGGTCTGAACAACATCACGGTGAAGAACCGCTATCCCCTTCCACTACTCTCCTCCGCCTTTGAGCTGCTCGAACGGTCTTCACCAAACTCGACCTGAGGAATGCCTACCACCTGGTCCGcatcagagagggagacgagtgGAAGACGGCCTTCAACACCCCAACGGGGCATTACGAGTACCTCTTGATGCCCTTCGGCTTGATTAACGCCCCGGCAGTCTTTCATGCGCTGGTCAACGACAGTCAGGAGCACACAGGACCGACTTTTTacagagggctgttttaatagcctcaaacgacacctgacatggctccgaccactggactgtatctggggccctcttacgggtgaggtcggtcaaggggctggccaggtcggAGAAGTGTGGTACAAACTGCCGGTAGTACCCTGCCAGCCCCAAGAACCGCCTCACCTCTTTCTTGGTCCTGGGCCGAGGGGAGGCGGCGGACCGCTGcggtcttccccccccccccccccccccaggtggtatCCCAGTTAttggaaccccccccccgcccgatCACGCACTTCCTCGGGTTGGCCGTGAGCCCCGCCTCAGCGACTGAAGAACGGCCGCCACCTGCCGCATATGCTGCTCCCACGTTCCACTATAGATGACGATGTCATCAATGTAGGCAGCAGCATACGCGGCGTGGGGCCGTAACACCCAGTCCATCAGCCGCTGAAACGTGGCCGGGGCCCCGAACAACCCGAACGGAAGCACCTTAAACTGGTAAAGACTGAGCGGAGAGGAGAAGGCCGTTTTTTCCCGGGCTGCTGGAGACAGCGGGGTCTGCCTGTAGCCCTTCGTGCAGTCCAGAGTCGTATAATAGATGGCCATGCCAAGCCGGTCCACAAGCTCGTCGATCCGAGGCATTGGGTAGGTGTCAAACCTTGACACTGCATTCACTCTACGGTAGTCTACACAGAACCGCACGGACCTGTCCGGCTTCCCCACAAGCACGACGGGACTGCACCAGTCACTGTGAAACTCCTCGACCACGGCCAACTCCAACATGGTTGCCAATTCGCGCCGCACCACATCTTGTTTGTGGACGGGCAGCTTGTAGGGGCGTGTCCGCACCGTTAACCCGGGCTGCGTCTCGATGTTGTGAGTAATTAGCGTGGTGCGACCGGGCTGGGGCGAAAAGACGTTGGCGAACCGGAGTTGCAGACCAGCAACGTCCCGGGCCTGACTCCCTGAGGGACCCTCGCCCTGACCGaccgggggggtggggcctgGGCTAGGGACGTCTCTCTCCAGTAACGTTGACGCAAATGCGACAGGGACCACATCGTTCCACCTCTTTAGGTGGTTGATGTGGTATGTTGGGAGTGGCCTCCCGGGGTCCCTCGCCGCGTCCGCTGGAGGTGAGGAGCTCCCGGAGCATGGCCCGATCGCCGGCCAAGGACTGGGCCAGTTCTGTAAGCACCTCGTTCTGCGCTTGGTGTATTTGACTTTGTCGCTCCGCCATCTGGGCCAGGTGCCCGAGCAAGTTTCCCAATGGGGACTGGTCCATTTTCTTTGCCCTCGCCCCACATTGGGCTCCACTGTAATGGGTAATGAGCACGGGGAGACCAGTTTCTTTTGTCCCTTTATTGGGAGCTCTTTTATTCAATAAACCAAACTTAGGCTCCAAAACTATATTATAATGGTCGAGATCCGTGCGCTTCCTGGTTCTGTCGATCCCAgtctctggatctctctctctggttccttctctctcttactgaaacacaaagcaggcacataagtacaCATTCCCTGATTGGACCTGATTGCGGGCACCTGCTTGCAATCAGGTCCAATCCCTCCAGCCGATCCGGTGTGTTCCCAACcgtcctctacctccccctgcaggccagacgttgAACGTCCCCCCTCACACTCAGACCAAACAGATATGCCCATTGCCAATAGCACAGAAGAACATGGTTAATTAGTCAATATCAGATGTCTGTGTCCCGCCAAATTTCTTCAGCAGTTTTCATCTTGTAATTTCTTCAGCAGCTTTGTCTGCAGGTCCAGGGTGGGGATCTGTTGTCCCTCTTCAGGGTCATGATGAAAAGGTAAGCTTGCCCAATATAGGCTCTATCCCcaagcatttttttttgcaGGGTGCATGAGCGATGGGCTAATGACATCCTGTTCTTCTGCTTTTGTTCACATTgttttgcatatttgtacatGCACCTTGCCGGGTGCACCCACAAACATGTTGCGTAACCTCCCAGTCTCCTCCAAGATCCCTTGCAGAACTACAGAGTAGTAAATCTTCCTATTCAAGACCACACACCCCAATAGTGTGTGGTCTTTGTATTTCCATGTGGCATCCATCAATGGCCCCTGATAATGTCTTGTATGCCACACTTTGGGTTGAAAGCAGCAGAGGAGTCCTCTCACAAATGGTAGACCCAGTACCGATTCTTTCAATACGCACACTACGCACGTTGCGTAGGGCCCTgcaaatttattatttataataaaggcccagtaaaaaaaaaaaaaaaaaaaaacctgacaaCGTAACTGTCCGTCGCGGACGTCAGATAGCTACCCATGCGCATCATTGCATCATCaaaaaatcgctccataccccccccccccgtcaacaatcgctccataccccccccccccccccccccccccccccaagaattctgcctagggccccatgGAGGTCTGAACCGGCTCTGGGTAGACCAGCTGATAAAAGAGGGCACCATGTTGCAAAAAGCACTACCACAATACATCTATGGGCTGATGATTGTGGCATGTTAAATTTGTCGGACATTTAATGAGAATTATTCTGATTGCCCTAATACCAAAAAAAAAGCAACCTTTTGCCTCCGAGGAATTGCAGGAGGGCCTGTGTGCTCTTTATTTAGGCCCATTTGCTTCAGCAGGTAAATAATGTCATCAAACTGGGAGTGGGTAATGCGAAGATGTCTGTTAAATGTGTGTTCATCCATTTGAAATAGTATTTCCCACTCAGTACCAGTCTTGAGAATTTGCTGTGGTGTAAGACATTTGGCAAGTATTGCTATTCTGAAAAGGAGAGTTTATGAGTTCCTGAATTACGGacagaatttaaaaaaaaatgaatactaCATTAAAAAGGCCTACAATAAATGCAGATGACATGCAGACAACTTTGAAGTCGGAAGTGGTGATTCACTTTTCtccttttatatatttttgctttATTATGAAACAATATAAATTGCGGAATGTTTCTGTTAATAAAATAGGCCTCTtaagataaaacaaaacaaaaatagatgatAATAACAATCATACGAACCACAACACGTTCTCAACtacatgaaaacaaaacaagcaattaGGTTTTGGATGCCATGAATGTACTTAGATAGAAAAATGAAGTCAAGTGTGTCACATTTTAATCTGGATATGAATATGGTGGTATAGCCTACTTTCGTTTTGTTTTTGGCAATTCCGACTTCAAAGTTGTATGCAAAACTATTCAGTAACTATGATCTTATGACacttcacacacgcacgcacgcacgcacgcacgcacgcacacacacacacacacacacacacacacacacacacacacacacacacacacacacacacacacacacacacacacacacaaagaaggtcGGAAAATAGTAGTCAGGTGCTAATGATGACATGCTAAAGCTGGTAAATCCGGCACAATGTCTTTCAAATGCAATTTATTCATTCAAACAATGACAGAGAAGGAGCCAATGTAAGTTATTGACTACGTTAACCGAGGAATACTGTGAGCATGTTTTCCAGCCAGGTGTTTTTGTACATCCTTATCAAAACCAAAAAGTACCGCCGTTTTTTTTCTACATTAACAAATCACATGACGTTACATCCTACACGAAGAAGCTAGCGTGGGGATTTCCCAACATTGGGCTCAAGACCAGACCGCTATTTTTGTTATTCTGTAAATGTAGTAAATAGAAAGAAGCTGCAGTAGAATAGTTctatagtgcaggtttaacatTAAAATGATATAAAGTTTTTAACATAAGACACAACCCAGACAGCAAAGAGACGTATGTAACAGAAGGGGATGCTGTCCTCTAGCGGCGATGAGGAGATCTTGCAGGCTGCCATTTAAAGGTGACACGCTTTAAAGAAGTCATGGTGGTTAACGAGGCTCGAACACTTCCCCTGCTTCATACGCCggctataaaataaataagaatacgAGAAAAATAACAATTCTGATTACCCATTTTAATTTATGTCTCTTAAACAAAACGAATTgcttgattaaaaaaatattaactttATTCCAAGAACATGTTTACAAAAGGTAGGAGGAGAATACTCACAGCCAGTTACCAGAGTGTAAGAAGCAAGCGACGTCATCGTAAATGTCTTCATCGGTGAAGGCTTgatgaggagaagggggggggggaggtagataGGTTGTCATGGTAAAACCAGTCCTATAACTTTTAGCAAGTAGCCTTTGAATTGtttctgtatgtatatattaatataataataattactgaTATGATATCTTGTCTTACCCTGGCAGTTGGTCTGGCAGAGGTTCCAGGAGGGCTGGAGGTTTGAGTCGCAGTGAAACCTGTCATTCAGCTGGAACACCCCGTAGAACCGCTCACCTTGCTTGGGTTCGGGGCTTATGgtggcttcctcctcctcctcctcctcctcctcctcctcctcctcctcctcctcctcttcctcctcctcctcctcctcctcctcctcctcctcctcctcctcctcctcctcctcctcctcactttcatcttccacctgctcctcttcatcacttTCATCTGCTTCCTCTTTATCATCGTCTGTAGCGTCagcctcgtcttcctcctcgtctGAAACTTTATCCTGGtctccctcctctacctcaGCCTCATCATTTCGGGACGCGTCTTCTTCGAGGGAATTCTCCATCGCAGTCAAATTGAGGGGCTTCTCCGTCGTGGCTTCCATAcggtctcccccgtctccctcccctgccATTCTCTTCCTCCTGGAACCGTGGGTGGTAGACCCCATAGGGGTTTTGGACGTTGTGGGGGACATGGTGGTGGTCATGGACACCGTGGTGCGGTTGGACACCctggtgttgtttgtgtttgtgccgcTTGTTGCTGTGTTGGTGGTGGGCATGGCGGCGTCGGAGACCGGGGTGGGCATGGGTTTGCgggttgtgggggtgggggtgggggtgggggcggaaGTCGGACTTACAGGCTCAGGTTGTCTGATTAATTTCACCAAACCGGTTGTTAGGTTACTCCTCTTCTCCGCATCGCAAATCActgcagacagaaagacagacaggccaaCACAGGAAGAaaaacagatagagagagagagacagacagacatcagaCCTGCCCAGCATCTAAAAAAATATCAGAATATCTGGATTGAACTTGAAACAACTGACTTACTGACCGACTGACTGAGAGTGTGACTGACTgattgactcactcactcacccatgGATTCAACACCATGGGTGTTTTTCCCCGGACCTGTTGCCAAGGTAACAGGGGGTTGGTCCTGGGGAGCATGACCTTGTCTCACCTCTAGCCAGGATGAGGTTCTTGAACTTCTTCCATTGGGAGGGTAGGATCAGCGCCTCCTCCAGAGCCTTCTTCATCTCACACCTGCTGATCCTCTTGGCCTCCGCTGCCTCACCGCACAGAAGCACCGCCACCACAACGGTCACCGCGGCCACCAGGAGTCCTGCCCGCTGCATTCCTTCACCCAGACGGACACTGATAACTCCTTAGCCAAAGCACACAGTTAAAGCACACCCATAAACCAACTTGGTTTATCATACAATCTTACAGCAAAACCACTCTAAAAAAA
Coding sequences:
- the LOC115540374 gene encoding uncharacterized protein LOC115540374 isoform X2, yielding MLCFCVIQPNTLQVVHCGADSTVNQDPNEQQNVVTHFVLWIQALPGALPSKQHFCGHTCSICIFCLEGTALNLRCTNDFDLLMFCQFLPPSNATNCSEYYLNTKVEGSQSYTERDCNLTRDSDPTWTCSCSMNMEGMFLSSDIHNTTLWKAGDLVESKNISVFKNRKPKAPKVTSVRRENGDYRVEWDTNYKEPIFGMTAVVTYRRPGEEGTEVNVSSGRLYCILEFLQPSTYYVVNVRSVLSFDSESSDDFPFHTPVSSDTILVVIILSLSVAAVIITSFLLHLITRLKTKLWYNVGKYKNSTLLDMVPVEHKVLMPQNPALCSVYVDSPKEVKDDTITCPWVYSHQSSRADCVSSSLGNSQKVSADIVSSMEDAMRKALPEVSLPSTTAPWLFMGHSNPGYNRVPGTPTLGFFEILNYSMAPPFRTQGLNGALPAVLRESLLNPSMLRDASYDPSPDFQVPIFQLTRQRQPLVSRQDSSYMKRDHSMSSFPTDGLQVDLEYSPSRSVATSTSILCGVGSSVSSVCSTGALRRETLNASHLGRAASLMEHVYGQEEPSVKVCGSNLCEEPRPAPACSLVPGDDD
- the LOC115540374 gene encoding uncharacterized protein LOC115540374 isoform X4 → MNMEGMFLSSDIHNTTLWKAGDLVESKNISVFKNRKPKAPKVTSVRRENGDYRVEWDTNYKEPIFGMTAVVTYRRPGEEGTEVNVSSGRLYCILEFLQPSTYYVVNVRSVLSFDSESSDDFPFHTPVSSDTILVVIILSLSVAAVIITSFLLHLITRLKTKLWYNVGKYKNSTLLDMVPVEHKVLMPQNPALCSVYVDSPKEVKDDTITCSPWVYSHQSSRADCVSSSLGNSQKVSADIVSSMEDAMRKALPEVSLPSTTAPWLFMGHSNPGYNRVPGTPTLGFFEILNYSMAPPFRTQGLNGALPAVLRESLLNPSMLRDASYDPSPDFQVPIFQLTRQRQPLVSRQDSSYMKRDHSMSSFPTDGLQVDLEYSPSRSVATSTSILCGVGSSVSSVCSTGALRRETLNASHLGRAASLMEHVYGQEEPSVKVCGSNLCEEPRPAPACSLVPGDDD
- the LOC115540374 gene encoding uncharacterized protein LOC115540374 isoform X3, translating into MNSRMLLHISSFGFRLYLGLFLLNSISVVTHGTALNLRCTNDFDLLMFCQFLPPSNATNCSEYYLNTKVEGSQSYTERDCNLTRDSDPTWTCSCSMNMEGMFLSSDIHNTTLWKAGDLVESKNISVFKNRKPKAPKVTSVRRENGDYRVEWDTNYKEPIFGMTAVVTYRRPGEEGTEVNVSSGRLYCILEFLQPSTYYVVNVRSVLSFDSESSDDFPFHTPVSSDTILVVIILSLSVAAVIITSFLLHLITRLKTKLWYNVGKYKNSTLLDMVPVEHKVLMPQNPALCSVYVDSPKEVKDDTITCSPWVYSHQSSRADCVSSSLGNSQKVSADIVSSMEDAMRKALPEVSLPSTTAPWLFMGHSNPGYNRVPGTPTLGFFEILNYSMAPPFRTQGLNGALPAVLRESLLNPSMLRDASYDPSPDFQVPIFQLTRQRQPLVSRQDSSYMKRDHSMSSFPTDGLQVDLEYSPSRSVATSTSILCGVGSSVSSVCSTGALRRETLNASHLGRAASLMEHVYGQEEPSVKVCGSNLCEEPRPAPACSLVPGDDD
- the LOC115540374 gene encoding uncharacterized protein LOC115540374 isoform X1, whose amino-acid sequence is MLCFCVIQPNTLQVVHCGADSTVNQDPNEQQNVVTHFVLWIQALPGALPSKQHFCGHTCSICIFCLEGTALNLRCTNDFDLLMFCQFLPPSNATNCSEYYLNTKVEGSQSYTERDCNLTRDSDPTWTCSCSMNMEGMFLSSDIHNTTLWKAGDLVESKNISVFKNRKPKAPKVTSVRRENGDYRVEWDTNYKEPIFGMTAVVTYRRPGEEGTEVNVSSGRLYCILEFLQPSTYYVVNVRSVLSFDSESSDDFPFHTPVSSDTILVVIILSLSVAAVIITSFLLHLITRLKTKLWYNVGKYKNSTLLDMVPVEHKVLMPQNPALCSVYVDSPKEVKDDTITCSPWVYSHQSSRADCVSSSLGNSQKVSADIVSSMEDAMRKALPEVSLPSTTAPWLFMGHSNPGYNRVPGTPTLGFFEILNYSMAPPFRTQGLNGALPAVLRESLLNPSMLRDASYDPSPDFQVPIFQLTRQRQPLVSRQDSSYMKRDHSMSSFPTDGLQVDLEYSPSRSVATSTSILCGVGSSVSSVCSTGALRRETLNASHLGRAASLMEHVYGQEEPSVKVCGSNLCEEPRPAPACSLVPGDDD